From Bacillus marinisedimentorum:
GGCTCGCCATCAGCGAGTTTTTTTTATGGCTTTAAAGGACATGCCTCCTTTTAAAAGCTGCTATGTATGTTTTTCCAGGTTTCCCATAAAATAAGATGGTTCATTACGACTTCTTTAGAAGAACGTTGTACAGAGGAGGTAAGTGGATGAAGATATCCGAACTGTTATCGGCCGAGACGATTAAGCTTGAGCTTGAGGCGGATAACAAGAGTGGGGTAATCGACGAGCTTGCCGGGGTGCTGGATAAGTCAGGCATGCTCACGAACCCGGAAGCATTCGTAGAGGCAATTTGGGAACGGGAAAAAGAGAGTACGACAGGAATAGGTGAAGGCATTGCCATTCCACATGCGAAAACGGCCGCTGTGAAAAAGCCTGCCATAGCGTTCGGGCGGTCCAGGGAGGGTGTCGATTTTGATTCCCTGGATCGCAAGCCAGCACGGTTGTTTTTCATGATAGCAGCTGCTGAAGGGGCAAACAGGGACCACCTGGAGGCGCTGTCACGGCTTTCGAAAATGCTTCTGGATGATACTTTCAAAGAAGCTTTAATGAAAGCTGTAACTCCCGAAGAGGTTTTGAAGGCGATTGATTTATGGGAGGATGCCCGAACGGAACAGGATAGGGAAAAAGGCAGACAGGCAGACAATGACGGTTCAGAAACCGGACAAGCCGGGCGGAAGCTCAAGCTGCTTGCCGTCACATCATGCCCGAACGGCATCGCGCACACCTATATGGCTGCAGAGAATCTGGAAAAAGCAGCGGAACAGATGAATGTGGAAATGAAAGTAGAGACACAGGGGTCAATTGGCGTGGAAAATGAATTGACCCCTGAAGATATCAAGGAAGCCGACGGTATCATCATTGCAGCGGACAAAGCAGTCGACAAATCGAGATTCGCCGGCATAAAGCTGGTTGAAACAGGCGTGCAGGACGGCATAAACAAGCCTGAAGAGCTTATCAGGAGATTCGAAGAGGGTGATGTCAGTGAGTACGAAGGAGTGAAGTCGGCCGGAGAGCTGAAGGAAGAAAGAAAGCAAGGGCAAAATCCGGTATACCGCCACTTGATGAACGGTGTTTCCTATATGATTCCATTCGTTGTGGTCGGTGGGCTGCTGATTGCGCTGTCACTGGCGATCGGCGGAGAACCTACTCCGGAAGGCCTGCAAATTCCGGAAGGATCCTTTTGGAATAAAGTCCTGGCGGTTGGCGGAGCTTCGTTTTCATTCATGGTGCCGATCTTGGCCGGGTTCATCTCGATGAGTATCGCGGACCGGCCTGGTCTTGCGCCGGGGATAGTCGGCGGTCATATTGCCGCAAACGGAAGCTTCTATGACAGTGAGGCAGGGGCCGGATTCCTTGGCGGAATTGTAGCAGGTTTCATTGCCGGATATGTGGCGAGATGGATTAAGAGGTGGAAAGTACCTAAAATGATTGCCCCGATTATGCCGATTCTGATTATTCCACTACTGGCATCCATCATTGTCGCGGCTGTCTTTATTTTTATAATAGGTACTCCGATTGCTGCCGTGTTCTCCGGGCTGACTGATTGGCTGGAAGGAATGCAGGGGGCAAGCAGCATCGTGCTGGCCTTGATTCTTGGAGCTATGATCGCTTTTGATATGGGCGGACCGGTCAACAAAGTGGCCTTCTTGTTTGGGGCTGCCATGATTGCGGAAGGGAACCCGAATATTATGGGTCCGATTGCAGTAGCCATTTGTGTACCGCCAATCGGAATGGGTGTTGCTACTTTGCTTAACAGGCGGAAGTATGAAAAGGCGGAGCAGGATGCCGGCAAAGCCGCCATTGCGATGGGGCTTGTCGGGATTACAGAAGGTGCAATCCCGTTTGCCGCTAAAGATCCGTTAAGGGTTATCCCGAGCATAATGATCGGGTCCATGGTCGGTGCGGTCATCGCCATGATGAGCGGGGTGACAGACCACGTTCCGCACGGTGGGCCTGTTGTCGCGGTCTTCCGGGCTGTGGAAAATGTCCCGATGTTTTTTGTAGCTATTATAGCCGGTGTCATCGTGACAGCGCTTCTGGTCAACGTGCTAAAAAAACCTATTGACGAATAGATGGCGGGAGATGAAAAAATGACAGGTGACAGGCACCTGTCGAAATTTGCGCAAACAAAAAGCCCGGCTTCCCGGGCTTTTTGTTATGGTTTGACATATATCGACGAGTGACAGGCACCGCTACTCTACTCCCAACGCCATCCGCAAATATTCCACAAACAGCTCTGACTGCTCCTTCAGCTTAATGTCCTCACTTGGCAGGATGGTATGATCAAGTGCCAGGCCGTCGATGGACGAGATAATCGATCTGGCCAGTATTTCACTGTCAAACCTGGTGCTGAATTCTCCGCTTTTTTGCCCCTGTTCAATGATATCCTTGTAAATTTTCAACCCGTTATAGTATCGTACCCTGCCATATTCGCGCCGGCGCTTATCGTTTCGGCCGGTTACGAAGAATTCCAGGTTGGAAGGAGCCATGGGGTCCATTTCGTCATCCGGACGGCCACTTTCACCAAATATGCTTCGCATTAATAAATCCCAGTATGAAGGCACTTCTTTTTTCAATAAGCCCTGCATATTTATTCCGGACTGGGTGAGTGATTCTTCAAGGATTGCTTCATATACGTCTTCTTTATTTGAAAAATATTGATACAGCCCGCCGCGGCTCACATTTGCGGCATCCATGATGTGCTTCATCGTTGTCCGTTCATAGCCGTATTCAATGAATACCTCTTTTGCCGCTTCCAATATGTTAGCTCGACGCTGTTCCTTGTGCTCCTTGCTGACTTTCGGAGACATGTTCATTCCCCCGTTCTATTTTGCTTCTGAATAAGAATACGACTAAGGACATTATCACTAAAAGGGAGGCGGTGATGATGAATGTCGGAATAATCCCTATGACCGTGGCAAGCCATCCGCCAAGTAATGGGCCGATGATGGTGGCGGTTGTTGTCACGCTGTTGATCACCCCGAACACTCTTCCTGTCATATGGACAGGTGTATCGGTTTGCACCGCTGCCTGGAACGGAATGAAGACCAGGCTGGCTGCAAAACCGGCAACAAACCCGAGAGCCGGCCCCCACATAAGTGAAAAAGGTATATCAGCAGCTGTCAATACTGCCATCATACCAAAGCTTACGCCGACCCCACAAACACCGGTAATCATCAGCAGGAGGGCGTTATACTCTGTTTTCCTGGCCAACAGCAAGCCGGCGAGAAACATGCCGAGGCCTGAACCGGTCACGAGCATACCGAACAAATCAGGAGAAGCGTCCGTTAATTGGCGGATCAGCACGATGAATTGTGAATCGGACAGCTGCAGGATCAACAGGCTGATTCCCAGCACCGTCATACCTATTAAAAAATAACGGTTTCCTTTGATGAAAGCCATCCCTTCCAAAAAATCTTCTTTAAAAGAAGACTTTTCAGTATGTTCAGCCTGCTGTGTCTGTTTCTCAAGGACATTTGCAGCCTTTGGCAATAAAAAGATGAGGAGGGAGGAAATGATGAACGTCGCCGAGTCGATGTAAAAGACGAGCTTCGTCCCGAATGAAGCAACCAGAATTCCGCTCAGCAGCGGCCCCGCGATTTTCGTGCCGGAATCGATCATGGATGTAATGGACATGGCGCTTTTCATATTTCCCTCCGCAACCACTTCTTTCAATTTACCGTTTTTTGCCGGGACAAAGACGGCGGACAGCAGCCCTGTCGCAAACAAACAGACATACACGGTGTAGATGGAACTTGCCGTTGCCAGTATGAGAATCAGGACGGCTCTTGCCAGGTCGGAAATAATCATAAGCGTTTTCCGATTTAGCCGATCAGCAATAGTTCCCGTGAAGGGGCCGAGCAGCGCCATCGGCACAGCCAGGGACAAAATGATGAAAGAAACTTCCAATGGTGTTGCATTCCATTTCAATCCGACAAGCGTAATAACCGCCACAATACTCAGCCAATCACCAAGTCCTGAAATTAACTGGGCGGCCATTAACGTCAAAAACCCTTTATTTCGTCCCAACCGTGCTTCCATATAAAATCCCTCCATTTATTAAAACGACAGTAGTGTCATTTTTATTATAACGACACCGATGTCGTTTTTTCAACCCCTTTTGGATAAAAATAAAAAAGATGCCCGGCCCAGGTCGCGATAACGTGTTATCGCAGCGTGGGTCAGGCACCATCATTGGTCTCAAGTGTTTTCAGTGAAAGCAAGTAAAGGCTTACGCCGATGCCTACGGCAAATAGAATGACCGTGACAAAGGGTTTTGATACGAGCCACATTGACAGGAAAAGTGTCAGCCATAAAAAGATAATAGAACTGACTTTGGCCTTCTTTTTTATGGCCCGGTATTTAATGTAGTTATAGATATACGGTCCAAAAATCCTGTGATTGATCAACCAGTTGTAAAGCTTTTCCGAGCTTCTAACATAAAAGTAGGCAGCCAGCAGTAAAAGCGGCGTTGTCGGCAGCACCGGCAAAACGATCCCGAGCACACCGAGTGCGAGTGACAGCGAACCTAGAAAAACAAAAAGATATCTTTTTATCGAAAAACGGAATGGTGGCTTCATTGTTACGTTCCTTTCTTGTACAAAGGTTCATGCCCATAAATTATTGAAGTGATCCGGTTTGACGTTTTGCTTTATCAGCTTTTGGACTAGAGCGCGACTCGTTGCTGCATTTCAGAACTGCCAGTAGACGCAAATCGTCCCTAAAGTTAGAGTACTTGCATGTTCCCGGAAACTCACACTTATGAACCGCCTGCCGCGGTACAATCTCTATTTAAAATGTACAATTACTCCGGTGAAGTATGAAATCTGCTATTGGTACCATTTCATCTTAGCTGTGTTCCTTCGCGTTCAGAGAATCCATACCCTCGTTTTCAACGTACAGCCAGATAGTAATAAATTATAGCATTATTTTACTATTATCGGTTGCCCTCGGCTTCTTTAATAGAGCCATATCGGGGAGGAATTTCAAAGTCAAATATGCCGGACGGACAGGATTTCACTAAAACTTTTGCATTTTAACACTATCTTTACATAATAAATCGTTCTCAAATAAGAACAAAATCTTCTCATTATTCGTCCTTTATTTTCAGTACAGGAGTATAATTAAACAAAAGGGTTGTTCTTTTTAACGAACAATTTGAAATCTGTTTCCTAAAGGAGGGAGTGCAAAAACGATGATGACGAAAGTGAACAACGATACCGGCTGAAACTGAATAAAAAGGAGGGCTCGAGGGTGAAAAAATCAACACTTCGCAAAAGATTCAAGAAGGTTATCGTTTTACTGTCAATTTTTCTCCTTACGATTATAAATGGGCTGGGAGCGACGGTATTGGCAGCAGGGGGGAACAGTGGCAGTACCGAGACGGGCGGGGAAAAAACATATACGATCACTATTCATGCTGAAGGTCTGGATAACGAAACCCAGGCACACGTTACGCTAAGCAAGAAAGCGGAGGCAGGCGAGCCGCCGGTGACCATGTCAGGGGATACAGTCAACCATCAAATTGTGTTTAAGCAAGTTCCTCCAGGCGGGTCGGCCACAATTACAGGGAGCGGCATTGCTGGATATGAAGGTCCGGTGCCATTGATAATCGAGCTGAAACAGGCACAGGGCAATTTTCAAAAATCAGGGACGCTCCTTTATAAAAAAGTGGAACGCATCGGGGTAACAGGCATCACCATAGATAAAAGTGCTGTGAGCTTGTTGAAAGGGCAGCAAGAAAAAATCACGGCCAGCATCGTGCCGGCAAATGCCTCAAACCAGGCTGTAAGCTGGACAAGCAGTGATCAGGGTGTTGCCATTGTGGATGCAAGCGGCAATGTCTCAGCGAAGGCGAGCGGTACTGCGAACGTGACGGCGGCAATTACGGATGGAAACCAGACATTCACGGCAACAGCTTCTGTCACGGTAAAGGAGATTACGGGATTTCAGCCTCTCGAGACAATCACCGCTCAAACAGGTGAAGTGATTACGCTGCCGGCTGAAGTAACTGCCGTTCTAAACGATGGTTCAACATTGCAAGTCCCGGTATCCTGGGACGGAACGAATGGTCAAGCTGTCTTTAAGGAGCCAGGGACTGAGACACTGACAGGAACTGTGACAGGAACAGCTGAAAAACCTGTGCTGACGATTGAGGTAACCGGTTCTACAGCAGTTGAAGTGAAAACGGCCGTGTTGGATGCGAACACACAGAGCCTCTTTATTGGGGAAACAAAGACCCTTTCCATCATTGAATATACACCTGAAGGGGCAAGCTTGCAGGCGCTTGTATGGAAAAGTGATGGCTCAGCCGTTTCGGTACAAAAAACGGGTGATCCTGCGGTTGTTGAGTTAACGGGTACTGCAGCGGGAAGCTCGGTTGTTACAGTCGAAAAGCTTGATGGAACACCGCTTGCAGAATGTTTAGTCACGGTTGCTGCGGATCCGGCAGTCACCGATCCGGCATATATCGTGGCGACAACTGAAGATTCTGCTGAGGCTGTCGACCAATTTGAAGATAAAGAAAGCGTGTTTATCCGCGCGTATGGAATGCCTGAAGGCACCTATCATGTAAAAGTGGAGCAGAAGGGCAGCGATCCTCTTCTCGGTGACGGCACCGTGGATATTGCTTTTAATGAACAGGGTGAGGCGATATTCAACCTTTATGATGTGACTGGGTTTGAGGAAACGGAAAATTTCTCGAAATCATACTTTGTTTACATGAGCCAGGACCCGGTCTTTCCACCTGGGGATGATGAAGACGGCATTCCGAAAACATTCCAGGATAATTTCAAAATCGGTTCGCCGATTCCAACTGGCGCTATTGGCGTTAACGTGGTAGTTGAGGAAAATGGACAAATCATCTCACTGGATCCGGAACTTAAAGGAATGGATGTCATCCTTGGGCGTGAAATCAAAGATAAAACAGCAGCAGAGACCCAATTGGAGGATTATCTGAATCCGCTTTACGATGGAACAGACGCCACCTCCAAATATTCGGATGAAGCGAAGTTGATCGGCGAGGTCCAGGCAGACGGCAGTGTCGTCTGGGGCACACCAAAGGAAGTGCTGAAAATCGGCGGGTATATCCTGTTGATCGAACTGCCGGACGGCTATACTTCTAACCTTGATCAGTTAAACCCGGATTCCGAAGACGGCGAACTGCTGAAGGAAGTCCATATTGAACGGGATACCGATATTTACCGTCAGATTGTCCTGAAAAAGACAGCAGTGGATGATGGGGATGAAGGCCCTGATGTTACACTGAGCGCTCCACAGTTGAGTGTGTATATCGGCGGAACAGCGAATCTTTCAATAATTGACTTTTTCCCGGCAGATCTTGATCTGGCAACTCTTGAGTGGGACAGTTCAAATCCGGAGATTGCTAATGTGACGGTTGGCGATGATCCGGCACTTGCCGCCATTGAAGGGCTTTCCGCCGGGTATGCTTCAATTACAGTTAAAACGACTGATGGCGAACCGCTGGCAAGTTGTTATGTCAGCGTTGGTGCAGACCCATCCGTGGTCGATCCATTCCGGATTGTTGCCACGACGGAAGATTCGGAAGAACCGGTCGACCAGTTCCTGTCGAAAGAAGATGTCTACATCAGAGGCTATAATCTTCCTGCTGGCGACTATCATGTAAAAGTGGAGCAAAGCGGAAGCAACCCACTTCTCGGTGAAGGGATGTTTACTGTAGGAGAAGGGGAAGATTTGGTAGGCTTCAATCTGTATGAAATAACAGAATTTAGAGATACGACCAATTTCTCAAAATCCTATGTCGTTTATATGAGCCAGAACTCTGACTATCCGATGGGGGATGACGAAAACGGCATTCCGAAAACATTCCAGGATAATTTTAAAATCGGTTCGCCGATCCCTACTGGCAATCTAAACGTGGATGTAGCCCAGCTAAGGGGCGGAGTCATTGGGCCGGTCGATTCAATCATAGTCGGCAAGGATGTCATTCTTGGCCGTGAGATAAAAGACAAAACCGCTATTGAAACGACCTATCAAGATTATTTGAACCCGCTTTATATTAATGAGTTGGCCACTCCGGGTATTTCGAAATATACAGATGAGGCGAAATTGATAGGCCACATCCAGGCGGGCGGCAGCGTCAAATGGGATCCTCCGAAAGAAGTGCTGAAAATCGGCGGCTATATCCTATTGGTCGAGTTGCCGGATGGGTTCATATCCAATCTGGATATGCTGAATCCGGACAGCGATGATGGGGAGCTATTGAAAGAAATCCATATCACGCGGAATTCAGTCATTGAGCGGGAGATTATCATTCAAAACATTTCATATACAGGTCCTGGAGATTCACCAGTGGAGGAAAATCCGGATGAGGGGGACAGCGGCGGAGTGCCGATAGAAGAAGGGGAAGATAACGACGATGGTGATGAACCCCAGGTTGATGGAGATTCTGAGGGAGATGACGGAGGTGTACCGGGAGACGGATCAGCCGGCGATCCATCAGCGCCTCCTTCCGAAGGCGGAACAGATCAGCCAGGACCTCCCGATGCAGCACCTGGAGACGGACAGGGCGGAACTGAACAGCCTAAAAAGAAAACAGTCATCACGAAGCCTGTTGTGAAAGATGGAAAGGCAGCCATCCCTGATGCGGCTGTTGAGTCGCTGGCAGACAAAGGGAATATCCACGTTGATGTAAAGGATACCGGGAAAGATCCTGTAATTAATGTTGTATTGACCGAAAAACAAGTACGCTTATTGAAAGCTAAACAGGCAGCTGTCACGATTGCAAGAGGCGGCCTCAACATTAAAGTTCCTTCTTCTATTTTGGGTGATGAGGAAGATGTAATTATCATCATTAAACGGCTGCAGGATATTCCCGAAGCCCTGAGCGAGGTATACGATATCACAATTAAGCAGGGGAACAAAACCATCAGTCAATTTGATGAAGGAATCTTGTTGACATTTACCGTAAACACACGAACAAACAGTAATCCAGAGCAAGGAAAAATCTTTTATTTGAATGAAGAAACGAACAAATGGGAGCTTATTGGCGGAGAGTACCATGAGGGTAAAGTATCAGGCTACACCAGGCATCTCAGCACGTTCACAGTATTAGGAAACAGCGAAGATGAAGAAGGGCAAACGCCAAATCCTTTTAACCTGGTATCTGCTTCAACCAATGGAACAAATGTACAGCTTCTTCCAAATACGGCGGGAAACAGATATGACTTGCTCCTGGTCGGTTTCACTCTTGCAGCATTTGGACTTGCACTATTCCTTCTGAACTCGAGGAACAAAGCGAGAGTGCGCACAAAAAGATGAACATAAAGAAAGAGCCTGACCCCGGCCGGGATCAGGCTCTTTACGTGAGAAGCAATTTGAAAAATCGGGGAATCTCCAGGGCCCCGGTCAGGCAGCTCATGACACCGGCAAGTACTTCGACAAATACCGACAGGTGACAGGCACCCCTCGAAATGTATGGAGGAAACGAAAAGGGTTTCTTGAATTTTATATAGGATGATGTAAAGAGGAAAGAGGCGGGGAAGTTGGAAGATGAGACATTAAAGCAATCAATAGAAAAAGTTATGGATGAGGAAATGTTTTCGGGAGCAGTAATGATAAACAAGGGCAGCCGGACCTTGTTTACGTCTGCAGCCGGTTTTGCCAACCGGGCGGATCAGCTTCCGAATACCGTCGACACGCGATTCGGTATCGCGTCCGGATGCAAACTGTTTACTGCCATTGCGGTTTGCCAGCTTGCTGAACAGGGGAAGATATTACTTGATGACAGGCTTAAAGACTGTCTTGATATTGAATTTTCCGGGTTTGATGAAAACATTACCGTCCATCATCTGCTGACCCACAGTGCAGGGATACCTGATTATTTTGATGAGGCGGTAATGGATGACTTTGAAGATCTCTGGAAACTGACGCCTATGTATCTTTTAAGGACGTTAGAGGACTTTCTGCCTTTATTTCGGGACGGGCAAATGATGTTTCGGCCGGGGGAGAAATTTCACTACAATAATGCAGGATATATTTTGCTGGGGCTGATCATCGAACAGCAATCCGGGCTTTCTTTTCAGGAATATGTAGAAAGGGAAATCTTTAAGCCATGCGGGATGGATCGGTCCGGCTATTTTGCGCTTGACCAGCTTCCTGGGAGTACGGCATATGGTTATCTTGATATGGAGGATGGGTCATACAAAACTAATATATATTCGATTCCAGCCACGGGAGGAGCAGACGGGGGTGCATTTGTGACGGCGCCGGACATGGTGAAATTGTGGGACGGTTTACTTGGTCATAAGCTTTTAAGCGAAGAATATACCCGTTTACTGATGACTCCGCATATCCACGTGAAAAAGGGAGTTTCTTATGGGTATGGAATGTGGATTAATGACCGTGACGGTTCTATTTATAAGTATCACGTTATGGGCTATGACCCGGGCGTGAGCTTCCACTCTGCCTATTACCCTGATGCGGATGCGAGGATAACAGCCGTATCTAACTTGAGCTCAGGTGCGTTTGCTGTGATGAAGGCGGCGGAAGAGGCAATGTTCTTGTAGGTGCCTGCCCCCCGGTCCAGGAAAACAGTAACATACCGGGGGGCAGGCGCCTTCTAGGGCAAAAAAATGCCTGTCTCCGATGATTCCGGAGGACAGGCATCTTTTCGGCAAATAACGACAAGTGACAGGCACCTGTCAAGCTTTGAAGAAAGAGCCGTTCAACATTTCCACAGCATCGCCGATATTGGCAGGATGCCCCATTTCAATCAGTGTTTCGCCGATCAAAACGACTGCTTTTTCAAGCATGTCTTCGGTGACATTTCCCATGTGGCCGATTCGGAATGCTTTGCCGGCGAGATGGGCAAGTGCGCCTGCGACGATCAGTCCTTTTTCGGCCAGAGCGGCACGGAATGCAGCATCATCGACTCCTTCCGGGTAGAGGATGCAGCTCAATGTTGCGGCAGCGGCTTCCTCGTCTGCAATAGCTTTCATGCCATATACGGAAAGGGCTGACCGGATTCCTTTTCCGAGGGCCTCATGGCGTGTGATGCGTTTTTCCATGCCTTCCTCCATGACGAGCCTCATTCCTTCATTATATGCATAGATCAGGTTCACCGGCGGGGTGGCGAAGTATTTTTGCGGGTCATGCATGATCGGAATCCAGTTGTAAATGTCGGAATAATAACCGGGCACATGTCCGATCTTTTCGCGGGCAGCGAGCGCCGATTGGTTAAAGGCGACGATGGCAAGGCCAGGCGGAACACCGATCGCTTTCTGGGCGCCGGTCAGCACGACATCAATTTTGGCGTTTTCATCGCCATATGTCTTGCTCATGTCTTCTTCCATCGCGGCTGTTGCACATACACCATCGACAATGACGAGCGCCCCGTGTTTTTTGATGACTGGCACCAGTGCATCAAGATCGGCGGCTACGCCTGTTGAGGTGTCGGCATGCGTGATTGTGACTGCCTTGAAATCTCTGGAGGCGAGTTTTTCATCGACCAGTGCCGGATCCACCTGCTTTCCCCATTCAGATTGAAGCATGTCGACATTATAGCCGAATGCTTCTCCCAGCTTAATGAAGCGGTCTCCGAAAAAACCATGGCTGATGACCAGGATGTCCGCCCCGGATGGCACAGTATTGATCAGCGCCATTTCCATTGCGAGTGTCCCTGATCCGGAAATGACAAATACTTCCCCGTCTGTCTTGAACATGGCCTTTGTCTTCTCAAGAGCGCTCCGGTAAATGTCTGCGAACCTGGCATCGGTATGGCTTCTGGTTTCCTGCGCAAGGGCATCATAAATGGAATCGACAACAGGTGTCGGTCCCGGTATAAGCAGCATTTCTTTATTGCGCAACTCTTCCATCCTCCTTATTAATAACGTAATAGAACACATTCTATGTTTATTATACAGAAAAATCTAGCTATTCTGTTCTGGCCTTTTGTAGACTTTTTAACAATAAATAGGTTTGTCCGATGTCTGCAGTAAAGGGTTTTGCCATGCTGGGGCAGTCAGAGAGCAGCGCCCGGCAACCAACGGTAACGTTTTTCCTATTTTTGGTTTTAACAGTTTTACTCATCAAATGCCTGGGAAACGCCGTATTACAACAAAATAAAAATCCCAAATCTACAAGGAGGCATCTAGAGATGGAAAACAGACATGTAATTGGGGTTTATGAGTCCTCAGAAGAAGTGATTAACAAATTTGAAAATAATAATCGCCAAAACCAGGATTCCGCTGGCTTCTCAGTCATCGGTGAAGATAAAAATGAAGTCGAGCGTGTATCTGACGAACTTGGTGTTGATATGGAGCCGCTTAATAGTGATGAAAACAAGCAGGGCGGCGGATTTCTGGACAAAATCACTTCCGCACTAAAAGGTGAACATGAAGCACCCGTAGAAGATACCCTCATGGAAATGGGTGTTCCGGAAGACGAAGCACAAGAATATGCACCTGAACTCGAACAGGGCAAGATGCTTGTTGTAGGTGACCCGGAACTGGCGGCAAATGAAGGTGCAGATGTCACCGCAGGCACACCTCCAGCAACTGGAACAGGTACTGAGTTGAACAGTTGAAGATGAACGTGACATCCAATTGCGTGAAGAACAGCTCGACCTCAATAAACGAGAGGCGGAAGCCGGCGATGTCGAAATCGAAAAAGAAGTCGTGGAGGATACTGAAACGGTGAACGTGCCGGTTTCACGTGAAGAAGTTTATGTGAAAAAACGTCCTGTCCATGACGAGGAGACAGCAGAAGTGAACGCAAACTCCCTGAAAGAGGACGAAGAATACCACATACCGGTAATGAAAGAAGATGTCGAGGTCCGGAAAAAGCCGGTCGTTTCCGATGAAGTTGTTGTCGGTAAACGGGAGGTGGAAAATGAGGAGCAAGTCAGGGAAGACGTGAAACATGAGGAACTTCATGTAAAAGGTGAAGGAAACCTGGATGTCGATGAGGACAAGAACGTTTTCAATGACTCGGTGAACAGCAAGTACGACGACAACTCAATGAACAGCAGATATGACAAGCAATAAGCCTAAGTGCTGAACGGTGTCTGTCCCCGGCGCATCAAAGCGCCGGGGGACAGGCACCGTTTTAGTTTCTAACCTCGGTCACAGTCACAATCTTATACCCTTTCGCCTTCAAAACCGGAATCACACGGTCGACTGCTTCAGGCGTGTTGATGCCGCCGATATGCATAAGCACTATATCCCCGTTGCTGGCATTGGCAGTAATTCGGGAGACGAGATAATCCACTGACGGCTGTTTCCAGTCGAGTGTATCGAGTGACCACTGGATACTGTATGGGTAGCCGGCCTGGCCTACAGCTTTCAAGGCGGTGGTATTATAGGCTCCATATGGGAAGCGGAAATAAGGGCGCGGACTTTTGCCGGTTGCAAGAACAATCGCTCTTTCCGCTCTTGCCATCTCCTGGAGGATCGCATCGTAGCTGATAGCTGTAAAGTCAGGATGGGAATACGAATG
This genomic window contains:
- a CDS encoding PTS fructose transporter subunit IIABC translates to MKISELLSAETIKLELEADNKSGVIDELAGVLDKSGMLTNPEAFVEAIWEREKESTTGIGEGIAIPHAKTAAVKKPAIAFGRSREGVDFDSLDRKPARLFFMIAAAEGANRDHLEALSRLSKMLLDDTFKEALMKAVTPEEVLKAIDLWEDARTEQDREKGRQADNDGSETGQAGRKLKLLAVTSCPNGIAHTYMAAENLEKAAEQMNVEMKVETQGSIGVENELTPEDIKEADGIIIAADKAVDKSRFAGIKLVETGVQDGINKPEELIRRFEEGDVSEYEGVKSAGELKEERKQGQNPVYRHLMNGVSYMIPFVVVGGLLIALSLAIGGEPTPEGLQIPEGSFWNKVLAVGGASFSFMVPILAGFISMSIADRPGLAPGIVGGHIAANGSFYDSEAGAGFLGGIVAGFIAGYVARWIKRWKVPKMIAPIMPILIIPLLASIIVAAVFIFIIGTPIAAVFSGLTDWLEGMQGASSIVLALILGAMIAFDMGGPVNKVAFLFGAAMIAEGNPNIMGPIAVAICVPPIGMGVATLLNRRKYEKAEQDAGKAAIAMGLVGITEGAIPFAAKDPLRVIPSIMIGSMVGAVIAMMSGVTDHVPHGGPVVAVFRAVENVPMFFVAIIAGVIVTALLVNVLKKPIDE
- a CDS encoding TetR/AcrR family transcriptional regulator; this translates as MSPKVSKEHKEQRRANILEAAKEVFIEYGYERTTMKHIMDAANVSRGGLYQYFSNKEDVYEAILEESLTQSGINMQGLLKKEVPSYWDLLMRSIFGESGRPDDEMDPMAPSNLEFFVTGRNDKRRREYGRVRYYNGLKIYKDIIEQGQKSGEFSTRFDSEILARSIISSIDGLALDHTILPSEDIKLKEQSELFVEYLRMALGVE
- a CDS encoding MFS transporter, translated to MEARLGRNKGFLTLMAAQLISGLGDWLSIVAVITLVGLKWNATPLEVSFIILSLAVPMALLGPFTGTIADRLNRKTLMIISDLARAVLILILATASSIYTVYVCLFATGLLSAVFVPAKNGKLKEVVAEGNMKSAMSITSMIDSGTKIAGPLLSGILVASFGTKLVFYIDSATFIISSLLIFLLPKAANVLEKQTQQAEHTEKSSFKEDFLEGMAFIKGNRYFLIGMTVLGISLLILQLSDSQFIVLIRQLTDASPDLFGMLVTGSGLGMFLAGLLLARKTEYNALLLMITGVCGVGVSFGMMAVLTAADIPFSLMWGPALGFVAGFAASLVFIPFQAAVQTDTPVHMTGRVFGVINSVTTTATIIGPLLGGWLATVIGIIPTFIITASLLVIMSLVVFLFRSKIERGNEHVSESQQGAQGTASS
- a CDS encoding YbaN family protein; protein product: MKPPFRFSIKRYLFVFLGSLSLALGVLGIVLPVLPTTPLLLLAAYFYVRSSEKLYNWLINHRIFGPYIYNYIKYRAIKKKAKVSSIIFLWLTLFLSMWLVSKPFVTVILFAVGIGVSLYLLSLKTLETNDGA